One Thioclava sp. ES.031 genomic window, TTGCTTGAATGGCGCCGCGCTGTTTACCTTCGCCGCCTGCAGGCCGGGCACACGGTCCTGGAGGCCGCGCTCGAGCAGCGGGACGAGGTCGTCGGGCGTCACCGTATCGGGTTCGAAGATCCGATTGTCCGCGAGTCTGGTCAGCAGGTCGATCGTCTCGTCGCGCAGTTTCGGCACGAGCGCCGGTCCATCGGGGAGCTCTTCGCCCTTCAGAACCAGCGTCACATCGACCGTCAGATAGCTGACCGCGCGCGCCCGGAAGATCGGGACCGTGATCGCCCCCAGCGCGATGTCGCGCGGGGCAGGCTCGGGTGGGGCTTCGGGCGCTTTGGGCCCCGGCGCGATCTGGCTGCCGCCAAGATAGCCGAGGCCCGCCGCGACGATCGGCACCACCACGATGAGCAGCACAAGTGTTCTCCAACGCGGCATCGGTCGCGCTCAGTAGGGCAGGACGACGTCGAGCGCGTCTTCCCCGTATCGGGGCTGTTGCACCTTGCTGATCTGGCCGCGCCCGCCATAGGAGATGCGCGCCTCGGCGATCTTCTCGTAGGGGATGGTGTTGTCCATCCGGATGTCTTCGGGACGGATGATCCCGGCCACGCGCAACTCGCGCAGCTCGTGATTGACCTTCACCTCCTGGCGTCCGGCGATGACGAAATTCCCGTTTTGCAGCTTCCGGATCACGAGGGCTGCGACCTTGAGGCTGATCGTCTCGTTGCGCTTGATCGAGCCGGTGCCGCTGGCGCTCGATTGCGAGCTGAGATCGACGATATTGCTGCCCGTGGGCAGGTCTTTCTCGCTGACGCCGGGCAGGATCTTCGCAATCTTGCCGCCATAGCCGAGGAAGGTCGGGAAGCCGACGCTCTGGCTGCCGTCGCGGCTGCGCTGGGAGGCGTTCTGAAGCTGCGCCTCGTCGTTGATGTCGATGTCGACGGTCAGCAGATCGCCCACCTTGTCGGCGCGCTGATCGCCGAAGAAGCCGGTGGAGCCGGTCTGCCAGAGCGAAGCCGCCTCGGCGCGCTGCGGAACGCGCGCAGGCTCCAGCGGCGGCATCGGGACGCTGACCCGGTTCACCTCGGGGATCGTGTCGCCATCGACGACCATGTCGCTCACCTTCGGGTCGCGCTCGAAGGCCGAGCCGGGTCCACAGGCGGCCAGCGCGAGCATCGGCAGGATGTAGAACGGATGTCTCACTTCTGAATCTCCACTTTGCCGTCGGGCTTGGCGATACCTTCGACAATCTTGTTGCTCACGAGATTGACCACGCGCACCGACTGATCCGCATGGGCGTCGGAGATCGCCTTGCCGGGCGCGGTCAGCGACATCGCGCCTTTCGAATATTCGATCGAGACCGGGTCGCCGCGCGAGATGATGATCGGCTCGATGATCGACTGGCTCATCACCGGACGCCCGCGGGCGAGCACGCGGCGCACCTGCATCCCGGCCAGATGATCGAGCTGCGTCACGGCATAGGCGCCGACTTGGCCATAGGGCAGGTCGACCATCTGGAAATCATCGCCCGACAGGATGGCGCCGGGGAGGATCTGCTGCGTCGGCACCGGGACGGGCACGTTCAGCAGCGCAAGCCCCCCGAGACGGCGCACGTCGCCCGACGCCTCGACCACGTTCGCGAGAAACTGCCCCGTGGAGCGATCCATCCAGAAATCGCTGATCATCTCCGCGTCGCCGGGGGCGCTGTCTTGCAGCGTGATCTCGAAATGGCCGCTCGGCGGCATCTCGAGGCCCCAGGACTGCTCTGCCTTCTCGGCGATCAGCACCCGCACGGGTTCCGCGCTCGCGGGACTGGCGAGAAGTGCGGTGACGAGCGTGGCGAGAACGGCAGTCGCGGAGGCGAATTTCGGGATCATGGCATCACTTGATCTGGTTCGAGGTGGACATCATCTGATCGGCCGTCTCGATCGCCTTGGAGTTCATCTCATAGGCACGCTGCGCCGAGATCAGGTCGGTGATCTGCTGGATGATGTTGACGTTGGAGCTCTCGAGGTAGCCCTGACGCAGGATGCCGACGCCCGGATCGCCCGGCAGCGCTTCGGTCGGCTCGCCCGAGGCGGTCGTCGCCTGCAGAAGGTTGTTGCCCAGCGGTTTCATCCCCGCCTCGTTGACGAAGGTCGACATCGTGATCTGGCCGATCTGCACCGGGGTCGGGTCCTTGCCGACATAGGCCATCACGAGGCCCTGCTGGTTGATCTCGACATTCGTGGTGTTGGCCGGGACGTTGATCCCGGGCGCGACCTCATAGCCGTCCATCGACACGATCTGGCCCTCGGGGCTCAGCTGGAAAGTGCCGGCCCGGGTGTAGGCCTGACTGCCATCGGGCATGTTGAGGGTGAAATAGCCGCCGCCGTCGATCGCGAGATCGAGCTGGTTTTCGGTCTGCACCAGACCGCCTTGCGTGTTGAGCCGCACGACGCCCGCGCTTTGCACGCCGAGGCCGATATCGACGCCCACAGGGCGCGCGGTCCCATCGGCCGAGGTCAGCGAGCCTTCGCGTTGCAGCGACTGGTAGACCAGATCCTGAAAGGCGGCGCGGCTGCTCTTGTAGCCGGTGGTGTTCGCGTTCGCGATGTTGTTCGAGATCACGTCCACATTGGTCTGCTGAGCCAGCATCCCCGTCGCGGCAATTCCAAGTGCTCTCATGGTTCAGCTCCTTTTCGCGCCGGTCAGACTTTGCCAAGCCTGCGCAGTGTTTCCTGACGAAGGGTGTTCTGTTCATCCATCAACTTCACCGCCCGCTCGTAGGAGCGCTGGATGTCCATCATCCGGGTCATCTCGACGACCGGCTGGACATTGCTCTCCTCAACGAAGCCCTGCGCGACCTGCGTCGTGTCAGACGGGGTGAAGGCGGGGGCGGCACCTCCGGGCGCGGCAAAGAGGCCGCCGCCCAGTCGGTTGAAGCTCTGGATGTCGGGCACGGTGAACATGCCCAGCGTGCCGATGGTGCCGCTATTGGGCCCCGAGATCGTGCCATCGCGGGAGATCGTGATCTCCTCGCCCGGCGGGATCGCGATCGGCGCGCCGCCCCGGTCGAGAACCTTGTTGCCCGTCAGCGTCACGAGATTGCCCTGCGGGTCGACGGC contains:
- the flgH gene encoding flagellar basal body L-ring protein FlgH; this translates as MRHPFYILPMLALAACGPGSAFERDPKVSDMVVDGDTIPEVNRVSVPMPPLEPARVPQRAEAASLWQTGSTGFFGDQRADKVGDLLTVDIDINDEAQLQNASQRSRDGSQSVGFPTFLGYGGKIAKILPGVSEKDLPTGSNIVDLSSQSSASGTGSIKRNETISLKVAALVIRKLQNGNFVIAGRQEVKVNHELRELRVAGIIRPEDIRMDNTIPYEKIAEARISYGGRGQISKVQQPRYGEDALDVVLPY
- the flgA gene encoding flagellar basal body P-ring formation chaperone FlgA, yielding MIPKFASATAVLATLVTALLASPASAEPVRVLIAEKAEQSWGLEMPPSGHFEITLQDSAPGDAEMISDFWMDRSTGQFLANVVEASGDVRRLGGLALLNVPVPVPTQQILPGAILSGDDFQMVDLPYGQVGAYAVTQLDHLAGMQVRRVLARGRPVMSQSIIEPIIISRGDPVSIEYSKGAMSLTAPGKAISDAHADQSVRVVNLVSNKIVEGIAKPDGKVEIQK
- the flgG gene encoding flagellar basal-body rod protein FlgG, coding for MRALGIAATGMLAQQTNVDVISNNIANANTTGYKSSRAAFQDLVYQSLQREGSLTSADGTARPVGVDIGLGVQSAGVVRLNTQGGLVQTENQLDLAIDGGGYFTLNMPDGSQAYTRAGTFQLSPEGQIVSMDGYEVAPGINVPANTTNVEINQQGLVMAYVGKDPTPVQIGQITMSTFVNEAGMKPLGNNLLQATTASGEPTEALPGDPGVGILRQGYLESSNVNIIQQITDLISAQRAYEMNSKAIETADQMMSTSNQIK
- the flgF gene encoding flagellar basal-body rod protein FlgF, encoding MDSSNYVSLSLASTLWRSLDISANNMANANTAGFKAERSLTESYNSKGNAGPEDDVSYVLDKGSYLDDRQGSLTKTSNPLDVALNGDGWLAYTTPEGQTAFGRDGRLAVDPQGNLVTLTGNKVLDRGGAPIAIPPGEEITISRDGTISGPNSGTIGTLGMFTVPDIQSFNRLGGGLFAAPGGAAPAFTPSDTTQVAQGFVEESNVQPVVEMTRMMDIQRSYERAVKLMDEQNTLRQETLRRLGKV